A part of Candidatus Diapherotrites archaeon genomic DNA contains:
- a CDS encoding DNA-directed RNA polymerase subunit A' has product MLLKKISAVEFGVLSPQMIRKLSALEIKTPDTYDKDGYPMETGLMDPHLGVINPGLRCKTCGQKMKQCPGHFGSIELVRPVVHSEFSRKVEELLVGSCQSCGRVLIPDDKIKQYLPLIGENPELVLKRILLRAKKMHKCPYCGTEKVPIILDKPTNFFQGKERLYPTQIREWLEKIPNKDLMLFGYDPERIRPEWFVLTVLLVPPITMRPSITLESGIKSEDDLTHKLVDIIRINQRLKDNIDAGAPQLIIEDLWDLLQYHVTTFFDNNTAGVPPAKHRSGRALRTLVQRLKGKKGRFRYNLTGKRVNFAARSTITPDPYISINEIGVPEEIANDLTVPEQVTEWNKKEILRLIKETDQVLYIVRPNGARKRVSEQTKKEALDELDIGFKIERKIMNGDTILFNRQPSLHRLSMMAHKVRILPGRTFRINPIVCKPYNADFDGDEMNLHVPQTEEGKTEAKELMLAANQVISPRYGAPVIILDEDGISGTYVLTMRQTKFTREEAMKYFYEIGITEIPEPDLEGGYYSGKLIFSQLLPKDLNLSFKSNTCKEIQKINPCDECRKEGCPYDAYITIEEGRLKTGVIDEEAVGEGKGKIVDVLARDYNASAIEEFYYKINRIIEDLITRKGMNVGLDEYKTTETIEKVKEKAIQQELEESEKLVKEYREGIIEHIPGRTLEESFEIKMMQIGFKTKDEVQKQIMKEKIDEMLGENPKYNSTIMIMSGSRGSPINLTNIQGMWGQAAVREGRPKRGFKNRLITTNKEKDVGALAGGFIGHNFMEGMSVKEYFYHSMGGRQGEVDTGVSTKVSGYLYRRFANSLKDLVINYDKTTRSANKNIIQFMYGEDGVFPMKTTKGKTISMRRELERLYE; this is encoded by the coding sequence ATGTTGTTGAAGAAAATTTCTGCAGTTGAATTCGGGGTATTAAGCCCTCAGATGATAAGGAAGCTGAGCGCATTAGAGATCAAAACCCCTGATACTTACGACAAAGACGGCTACCCAATGGAGACAGGATTAATGGACCCCCACTTGGGGGTGATCAACCCGGGCCTGAGGTGCAAGACCTGTGGCCAGAAAATGAAGCAGTGCCCAGGGCATTTCGGCTCAATTGAATTGGTGAGGCCTGTAGTGCACTCAGAGTTCAGCAGGAAAGTGGAAGAACTCCTTGTAGGAAGCTGCCAGAGCTGCGGGAGAGTGTTAATCCCGGACGACAAAATAAAACAGTACCTGCCATTGATTGGGGAGAACCCTGAGCTCGTGCTAAAAAGAATTCTTTTAAGGGCAAAAAAAATGCATAAGTGCCCTTACTGCGGGACAGAAAAAGTGCCAATAATTTTAGACAAGCCAACAAACTTTTTCCAGGGAAAAGAAAGATTGTACCCAACCCAGATAAGGGAATGGCTGGAGAAGATTCCAAACAAGGACTTAATGTTGTTTGGCTATGACCCTGAAAGGATAAGGCCTGAATGGTTCGTGCTTACTGTACTCTTAGTGCCTCCAATCACAATGAGGCCTTCAATAACACTTGAATCAGGGATTAAAAGCGAGGACGATTTAACGCACAAGCTTGTGGACATCATTAGAATTAACCAAAGACTGAAAGACAACATTGATGCTGGGGCCCCTCAATTAATAATTGAAGACTTGTGGGATTTACTGCAGTATCACGTAACAACCTTTTTCGATAACAATACAGCGGGAGTTCCCCCGGCAAAGCACAGGAGCGGAAGGGCACTAAGGACTTTGGTGCAGAGGCTGAAAGGAAAGAAAGGAAGATTCAGGTACAACCTCACAGGAAAGAGGGTGAATTTTGCTGCAAGGTCAACCATAACGCCAGACCCTTACATTTCAATTAACGAAATTGGCGTTCCAGAAGAAATAGCAAACGACCTTACAGTTCCAGAGCAAGTAACTGAATGGAACAAAAAAGAAATATTAAGGCTAATTAAAGAAACAGACCAAGTGCTTTACATTGTAAGGCCTAATGGAGCAAGAAAAAGGGTTTCAGAGCAGACAAAAAAAGAGGCCTTGGATGAACTGGACATAGGATTCAAGATTGAAAGAAAAATAATGAATGGAGACACCATATTATTCAACAGGCAGCCTTCACTGCACAGGCTGAGTATGATGGCGCACAAAGTGAGAATCCTTCCAGGAAGGACTTTCAGGATTAATCCTATTGTATGCAAGCCCTACAACGCAGACTTCGATGGAGACGAAATGAACTTGCATGTGCCCCAGACAGAGGAAGGAAAAACTGAAGCAAAAGAATTAATGCTTGCAGCAAACCAGGTTATATCCCCGCGCTATGGGGCTCCGGTAATAATTTTGGACGAGGACGGAATTAGTGGAACCTATGTCCTTACAATGCGCCAGACAAAATTCACAAGAGAAGAAGCAATGAAATATTTCTATGAAATTGGAATTACAGAAATCCCTGAGCCAGACCTTGAAGGAGGTTATTACTCAGGAAAATTAATATTCAGCCAACTGCTTCCGAAAGACTTGAATTTGAGCTTCAAGAGCAATACCTGCAAGGAAATACAGAAGATCAACCCATGCGATGAATGCAGGAAAGAGGGCTGCCCTTATGACGCATATATAACAATAGAGGAAGGCAGGCTTAAGACAGGAGTAATAGACGAGGAAGCTGTAGGGGAAGGAAAAGGAAAGATTGTGGACGTACTGGCAAGGGATTATAATGCAAGCGCGATAGAAGAATTCTATTACAAGATAAACAGGATAATCGAAGACCTTATCACAAGAAAAGGAATGAATGTAGGCCTTGACGAATACAAGACAACAGAAACAATAGAAAAAGTGAAAGAAAAGGCCATACAACAGGAATTGGAAGAATCAGAAAAATTGGTTAAAGAATACAGGGAAGGCATAATAGAGCACATTCCAGGCAGGACACTGGAAGAATCATTTGAAATAAAGATGATGCAGATAGGCTTCAAGACAAAAGATGAAGTCCAAAAACAGATAATGAAAGAAAAAATAGACGAAATGCTTGGGGAAAATCCGAAATACAACAGCACTATAATGATAATGAGCGGCTCAAGGGGAAGCCCTATCAACCTTACAAATATTCAAGGCATGTGGGGGCAGGCAGCAGTAAGAGAAGGAAGACCTAAAAGAGGCTTCAAGAACAGGCTAATAACCACAAACAAAGAGAAGGATGTTGGGGCACTTGCAGGAGGCTTTATAGGCCACAACTTCATGGAAGGAATGAGCGTAAAAGAATACTTCTACCATTCAATGGGGGGGAGGCAGGGAGAGGTAGACACAGGGGTTTCCACAAAGGTTTCAGGATACTTATACAGGAGGTTTGCGAACTCACTGAAGGATTTGGTGATAAACTACGATAAAACCACAAGGAGCGCAAACAAGAATATAATCCAGTTCATGTACGGGGAAGATGGTGTCTTTCCAATGAAAACCACAAAAGGAAAAACCATAAGCATGAGAAGGGAACTGGAAAGATTGTATGAATAA
- a CDS encoding DNA-directed RNA polymerase subunit A'', whose product MAKGKQKRKKMKKKKIEKPIAQIMKEEENISKHEFLPYGIMKEIDEKTVKYGLSTEEKARLVANIEKKYLSSLVEPGEAVGIVAAQSMGEPGTQLTLRTKHYAGAAEVSVGSGIQRVEEIVDARSKAKYPSMTIYLTEELKHNREKADIFAKSLIDVRIGDVVKFEEDFDGRMLKVHFLEEEIKERNIDKEELTKKIERYLKSKAKGKEHNEFALGREPLIKIRKNLNKVINMRIQGVRGIEKTIVFEEKGEFLIRTRGTNLKTLMRMKEVDETRTITNDIKEISRVLGIEAGRISIVNELFKTFKENGIMVDIRHLILLADLMCFEGDIKGIVRTGITRQKSSPLARAAFEETIKHLLDAAFKGETEELQGVVENIIVGQPIKVGTGTVELLMGQGKNKN is encoded by the coding sequence ATGGCAAAAGGAAAACAAAAAAGAAAAAAAATGAAAAAGAAAAAGATAGAGAAGCCCATAGCCCAAATAATGAAGGAAGAAGAAAATATTTCAAAGCACGAATTCCTGCCTTACGGCATAATGAAAGAAATAGACGAAAAAACAGTAAAGTATGGCTTGAGCACAGAAGAAAAAGCAAGGCTTGTGGCAAACATTGAAAAAAAATACTTGAGTTCACTGGTTGAGCCGGGGGAGGCAGTAGGAATAGTTGCAGCCCAGTCAATGGGAGAACCAGGAACACAATTGACATTAAGAACAAAACACTACGCTGGGGCAGCAGAGGTTTCAGTTGGTTCGGGGATACAGAGGGTGGAAGAAATAGTGGACGCTAGAAGCAAAGCCAAGTATCCTTCAATGACAATATACTTGACAGAGGAATTAAAGCATAACAGGGAGAAGGCAGACATCTTTGCGAAATCCCTTATTGATGTGAGAATAGGTGATGTAGTAAAGTTCGAGGAAGATTTTGATGGAAGAATGCTTAAAGTGCATTTCCTTGAAGAAGAAATAAAGGAAAGGAACATTGACAAGGAAGAATTAACAAAAAAGATTGAAAGGTATTTGAAAAGCAAGGCAAAAGGAAAAGAGCATAATGAATTCGCTCTTGGGAGAGAGCCCTTAATTAAAATAAGAAAGAATCTGAACAAGGTAATAAACATGAGGATACAAGGCGTGAGAGGAATAGAGAAAACAATTGTGTTCGAAGAAAAAGGCGAATTCCTTATTAGGACAAGAGGAACAAACCTCAAAACCTTAATGAGAATGAAGGAAGTGGATGAAACAAGGACAATAACAAATGACATAAAAGAGATAAGCAGGGTCCTTGGAATTGAAGCAGGGAGAATTTCAATTGTAAACGAATTATTCAAGACATTCAAAGAAAACGGAATAATGGTGGACATAAGGCACCTCATACTGTTGGCAGACTTGATGTGCTTTGAAGGCGACATAAAAGGGATTGTAAGGACAGGGATTACAAGACAGAAGAGTTCTCCATTGGCGAGGGCTGCATTCGAGGAAACAATAAAACACCTGCTTGACGCTGCATTCAAAGGGGAAACAGAAGAACTGCAGGGGGTAGTGGAAAACATAATTGTAGGCCAGCCAATAAAGGTGGGCACAGGGACTGTTGAGCTGTTGATGGGCCAAGGAAAAAACAAAAATTAA
- a CDS encoding 50S ribosomal protein L30e: protein MVEIDVNKEIRRAVDTGKVIFGSRQSNKNILKGNGELIILSQNISRLLKEKLTGLAKISEIPFYEFKGTSLELGAVCGKPYPVSVMTITNAGKSKILSVTGKTKAKKKDSEKE from the coding sequence ATGGTTGAAATAGATGTAAACAAGGAAATAAGAAGGGCTGTGGACACGGGAAAAGTAATTTTTGGCTCAAGGCAGTCAAATAAAAATATTTTAAAAGGAAATGGGGAACTAATTATATTAAGCCAAAACATAAGCAGGTTGCTTAAAGAAAAATTAACTGGCTTGGCCAAAATATCCGAAATTCCTTTTTATGAATTCAAGGGAACATCACTCGAGCTGGGCGCAGTCTGCGGAAAACCGTACCCTGTATCAGTGATGACAATAACAAATGCAGGAAAATCAAAAATTCTTTCAGTAACAGGAAAGACAAAAGCAAAAAAGAAAGACAGCGAAAAAGAATGA
- a CDS encoding NusA-like transcription termination signal-binding factor, which produces MKISNQEILLMNALQAFSGVTAKDCIVHGNSITFLVKDIELGTVIGRKGETINKLREKLKKNIEVYGYTKDPRNFVQNSLNKIKINSAEVKQLDGKKIIQINLDSENKRKIFSETNKLKKIKELMERNYGISEIKIK; this is translated from the coding sequence ATGAAAATATCAAACCAAGAAATTCTGCTTATGAACGCACTGCAGGCATTTTCAGGAGTCACAGCAAAAGACTGCATAGTGCACGGCAATTCAATTACATTCCTTGTGAAAGACATTGAATTAGGAACAGTGATCGGGAGGAAAGGGGAAACAATAAACAAATTAAGAGAAAAATTAAAGAAAAACATTGAGGTTTACGGCTACACAAAAGACCCAAGGAACTTCGTGCAGAACTCGCTTAACAAAATCAAAATAAATTCAGCTGAAGTAAAGCAATTAGACGGAAAAAAAATAATACAGATAAACCTTGACTCAGAAAACAAGAGAAAAATATTCTCAGAAACAAACAAACTCAAAAAAATAAAGGAATTAATGGAGAGAAATTACGGCATAAGCGAAATAAAAATCAAGTAA
- a CDS encoding 30S ribosomal protein S12, with translation MATGEFAAKQLEKKRKKWRKKKRKEKERLLEKMRGDKSIMEGSPQARGIVLEKRGVEARQPNSGIRKCVRVQLIKNGKQVTALAPYDGAIKYIDEHDEVIIEGLGGRKHGAKGDLWGVKFKVIKVNNQSLEMLRTGRKEKVKR, from the coding sequence ATGGCTACAGGAGAATTCGCAGCAAAACAGCTGGAAAAAAAAAGAAAGAAATGGAGAAAGAAAAAAAGAAAGGAAAAGGAAAGATTGCTCGAAAAAATGAGAGGAGACAAAAGCATAATGGAGGGTTCACCACAGGCCAGAGGAATAGTACTGGAAAAAAGGGGGGTAGAAGCAAGACAGCCAAACTCAGGAATTAGGAAATGCGTTAGAGTCCAGCTTATTAAAAACGGGAAACAGGTTACAGCCCTCGCGCCATATGACGGGGCAATAAAATACATTGACGAGCACGATGAAGTAATAATTGAAGGCCTGGGCGGAAGAAAGCACGGAGCAAAAGGAGACTTATGGGGAGTGAAATTCAAGGTAATAAAGGTAAACAACCAGTCCCTCGAAATGCTCAGGACAGGAAGGAAGGAAAAAGTAAAGAGATAA
- a CDS encoding 30S ribosomal protein S7, with the protein MFMTEKVLFFGKWGSEDVKIRDISLQKYLDLKPKHVPHTFGRSTRKRFSKGKMNLVERLVNKVMRSGQGKRKLSGKYIRGRGVCGKKILALKIVEEAFDIVEQETKENPIQVLIRAIENAAPREDITRIQKGGVAYTLSVDVSPLKRIDESLKNIALAAFALSFSKKISAREALAKELILTAKNDPASYSLKRKDEIERIAVSSR; encoded by the coding sequence ATGTTTATGACAGAAAAAGTTTTGTTTTTCGGTAAATGGGGGAGTGAAGACGTAAAAATAAGGGACATAAGCCTGCAGAAATACTTGGATTTAAAGCCAAAGCATGTGCCCCACACTTTCGGGAGAAGCACAAGGAAAAGGTTCTCAAAAGGAAAAATGAATCTGGTTGAAAGGCTCGTGAACAAGGTAATGCGCTCAGGCCAAGGAAAAAGGAAACTGAGCGGGAAATACATTAGGGGGAGGGGGGTATGCGGCAAAAAAATCCTTGCACTCAAAATAGTTGAAGAAGCATTTGACATAGTGGAACAAGAAACAAAAGAAAACCCTATTCAAGTACTTATAAGAGCAATAGAAAATGCAGCCCCAAGGGAAGACATTACAAGAATACAGAAAGGGGGGGTTGCCTACACCCTCTCAGTGGATGTATCCCCTTTAAAAAGAATTGATGAAAGCCTGAAAAACATTGCACTGGCAGCATTTGCTTTATCCTTCAGCAAAAAGATAAGCGCACGGGAAGCCCTCGCAAAAGAACTAATTCTCACAGCAAAAAACGATCCTGCGAGCTATTCACTGAAAAGAAAAGACGAAATAGAGAGAATTGCAGTTAGTTCAAGGTGA
- a CDS encoding elongation factor EF-2, with protein MTKREEVAKKAEHYMKNRENIRNIGVVAHIDHGKTTMTDNLIAASGMISQELAGKQLFMDFYELEQARGITINAANVSIVHEYKEKEFLINIIDTPGHIDFGGEVIRAMRAVDGVILVVDSVEGVMPQTETVIRQALKENVKPVLFINKVDRLVNELQLTAEQMQERFVKTIIQVNKLIEKNVPEKFKEEWKVKVDNGSVVFGSAYYNWAVSIPHMKTTGVSFKDVYDYCKNQDQKSLAKKSPLFEAILEMVINHLPNPLTAQKYRIPKIWGGEIESEEAKAMLSCDPEGPLAMMITDVTVDPHAGDVATGRIYSGKIRRGVTVRLIGSQKEVPIQQVCLYMGPERVPVAEVPAGNIAAIVGLKEVYAGETISTKEIKEFESFMSTAEPVMTVSVEAKQTKDLPKLIEVIKQITKEDPNVRATINQETGEHLLSGMGELHLEVTQYRIEVDHKLPITVGNPIVVYHEAITKDSPTLETKTPNKHNKFKLRVEPIPEEVLTNLIESKIEGKIRDKDKDIVPKLVNIGFDREEAKRIWAVHNHSILINATRGIEALFEIKELVIQGFNDAIDEGPLAKEKVQGIKVIMEDASLHEDAIHRGPAQVLPAITRGIYACILSADALLLEPKQILSILVPQDYIGAVSKELGSRRIQITEMRQEGDQTIIVGKAPVKELIGFSAAIRGATQGRAVWTAEYAGYERLPRELQRTTTSEIRKRKGLEPEPKSAQYFLE; from the coding sequence ATGACAAAAAGAGAGGAAGTAGCAAAGAAAGCAGAGCACTACATGAAGAACCGAGAGAACATAAGAAACATTGGGGTAGTTGCCCACATAGATCACGGCAAGACAACAATGACGGACAACCTTATTGCTGCTTCAGGAATGATAAGCCAGGAATTAGCAGGAAAACAATTGTTCATGGACTTCTATGAATTAGAGCAGGCAAGAGGAATAACAATAAATGCAGCTAACGTTTCAATTGTGCACGAATACAAAGAAAAAGAATTCTTGATCAACATAATTGACACCCCGGGTCACATTGACTTTGGGGGAGAAGTAATAAGGGCAATGAGGGCAGTGGACGGGGTGATCCTGGTTGTGGACTCAGTTGAAGGCGTAATGCCCCAGACAGAAACAGTAATAAGGCAGGCCCTCAAAGAAAACGTAAAGCCTGTCCTTTTCATAAACAAGGTTGACAGGCTGGTGAACGAATTACAGCTCACTGCAGAACAAATGCAGGAAAGATTCGTGAAAACAATAATTCAAGTCAACAAATTAATTGAAAAGAATGTCCCTGAAAAATTCAAGGAGGAATGGAAAGTAAAAGTGGACAATGGCTCAGTTGTATTCGGCTCAGCATACTATAATTGGGCTGTGTCTATCCCGCACATGAAGACAACAGGCGTTTCCTTCAAAGACGTATATGATTACTGCAAGAACCAGGATCAGAAAAGCCTTGCAAAAAAGTCTCCTTTATTCGAAGCAATACTTGAAATGGTTATAAACCATCTGCCAAACCCTCTTACAGCGCAGAAATACAGGATTCCAAAAATCTGGGGAGGAGAAATAGAAAGCGAAGAAGCAAAGGCAATGCTTTCCTGTGACCCTGAAGGGCCTCTTGCAATGATGATTACAGATGTAACAGTAGACCCTCACGCTGGAGACGTTGCAACAGGAAGGATTTATTCAGGAAAAATAAGAAGGGGTGTAACAGTAAGGCTTATTGGGTCACAAAAGGAAGTGCCAATACAACAAGTCTGCCTGTACATGGGCCCTGAAAGAGTGCCTGTAGCAGAAGTGCCTGCAGGAAATATTGCGGCAATAGTTGGATTAAAGGAAGTTTATGCAGGAGAAACAATTTCAACAAAAGAAATAAAGGAATTCGAGTCATTCATGAGCACTGCAGAACCAGTAATGACTGTTTCAGTCGAAGCAAAGCAGACAAAGGATCTTCCAAAATTAATTGAAGTAATAAAACAGATCACAAAAGAAGACCCTAATGTTAGGGCAACAATAAACCAGGAGACCGGAGAGCATTTATTGAGTGGGATGGGCGAACTTCACCTGGAAGTAACACAGTACAGGATTGAAGTAGACCATAAGCTTCCAATTACTGTAGGAAACCCTATTGTAGTATACCATGAGGCAATAACAAAAGACTCTCCTACACTAGAAACAAAAACCCCAAACAAGCACAACAAATTCAAGCTGAGGGTAGAGCCAATCCCAGAAGAAGTGCTAACAAATTTAATTGAATCAAAAATTGAAGGAAAAATAAGAGATAAAGACAAGGACATAGTGCCTAAACTGGTGAACATTGGCTTTGACAGGGAGGAAGCCAAAAGAATTTGGGCAGTGCACAACCATAGTATTCTAATTAATGCCACAAGAGGCATAGAGGCATTATTCGAAATAAAAGAATTGGTAATACAGGGCTTTAATGACGCAATAGACGAAGGGCCTTTAGCAAAAGAAAAAGTGCAGGGAATAAAAGTAATAATGGAGGATGCTTCTCTTCACGAGGACGCAATCCACAGGGGCCCAGCGCAAGTGCTGCCTGCAATCACAAGAGGAATTTACGCGTGCATCCTCTCAGCTGATGCTTTACTGCTTGAGCCAAAACAGATTCTCTCAATTTTAGTCCCCCAAGACTACATAGGGGCAGTGTCAAAAGAATTGGGCTCAAGAAGAATTCAAATAACAGAAATGAGGCAGGAAGGAGACCAGACAATAATTGTAGGAAAAGCCCCAGTAAAAGAATTAATTGGATTCAGTGCTGCAATAAGGGGCGCAACGCAGGGCAGGGCAGTATGGACAGCAGAATACGCAGGATACGAGAGGCTGCCAAGAGAACTGCAGAGGACAACAACCTCAGAGATAAGGAAAAGAAAAGGCCTTGAGCCAGAACCAAAAAGCGCCCAATACTTTTTGGAATAA
- the tuf gene encoding translation elongation factor EF-1 subunit alpha, translating into MAAVKPHVNLVFIGHVDHGKSTLVGRLLYDTGALSEQDYRKLKQEAESRGKGTFAFAYVMDNLKEERERGLTIDVSYKKFQGKKNDYTIIDAPGHKDFVKNMITGTSQADAAVLVVSAKEGIQPQTKEHAFLAQVMGLKQLIVAANKMDEVNYDEKIFNKLKEDLTKLLTGVGFKLENVKFIPVSAWLGDNVAKKSDKLSWYKGPTIVEALDELIAPEPPTGKPLRLPIQDVYNIKGVGTVPVGRIETGILKPGETIIIEPVGKQGEVKSIEMHHEQLPQAVPGDNIGFNVRGIAKTDVARGDVAGHTKDPPTVVKDFIAQIVVLNHPTAIPVNYTPVFHLHTAQMSMQITELQKKLDPKTGAVKEENPKFLKTGDAAIVKIVPTKPVSAEEYKKFPQLGRFAIRDMGQTVAAGMIVSITPRK; encoded by the coding sequence ATGGCTGCAGTAAAGCCACACGTGAATTTGGTTTTCATTGGCCACGTTGATCACGGCAAATCAACCTTAGTTGGCAGACTGCTCTATGACACTGGGGCATTGAGCGAGCAAGACTACAGGAAATTAAAGCAGGAGGCAGAATCAAGGGGAAAAGGAACATTTGCCTTTGCTTACGTAATGGATAATTTAAAAGAGGAAAGGGAAAGAGGCCTTACAATTGATGTCTCATACAAGAAATTCCAAGGAAAAAAGAATGATTATACCATAATTGACGCGCCAGGCCACAAAGACTTCGTGAAGAACATGATTACAGGCACAAGCCAGGCAGATGCAGCAGTACTCGTTGTAAGCGCAAAAGAAGGCATTCAGCCTCAAACAAAAGAGCACGCATTCCTTGCTCAAGTGATGGGATTAAAGCAATTGATCGTGGCAGCAAACAAGATGGACGAAGTCAATTACGACGAAAAAATATTCAATAAATTAAAAGAAGACCTGACAAAGCTCCTTACAGGCGTAGGATTCAAGTTAGAGAACGTTAAATTCATTCCAGTCAGCGCCTGGCTCGGAGACAACGTAGCAAAAAAGTCAGACAAGCTTTCATGGTATAAAGGACCAACAATAGTTGAAGCATTGGACGAATTGATTGCCCCAGAGCCTCCGACAGGAAAACCTTTAAGACTGCCAATACAGGACGTATACAACATTAAAGGTGTAGGAACAGTCCCAGTTGGAAGAATTGAGACAGGAATACTAAAACCAGGGGAAACAATAATAATTGAGCCTGTTGGAAAACAAGGAGAAGTAAAATCAATTGAAATGCACCACGAGCAATTGCCCCAAGCAGTCCCAGGAGACAACATTGGATTCAATGTGAGAGGCATAGCAAAGACAGATGTAGCAAGAGGGGATGTTGCAGGGCACACCAAAGACCCTCCAACTGTAGTAAAAGACTTCATAGCGCAAATTGTTGTATTGAATCATCCTACAGCAATCCCTGTAAACTACACTCCAGTATTCCACTTGCATACAGCGCAAATGTCAATGCAGATAACAGAACTGCAAAAGAAATTAGACCCAAAGACAGGCGCAGTAAAAGAAGAGAACCCTAAATTCCTTAAGACAGGGGACGCAGCAATAGTGAAGATAGTTCCAACAAAGCCTGTTTCAGCAGAAGAATACAAGAAGTTCCCTCAATTAGGAAGGTTCGCAATCAGGGACATGGGACAAACTGTAGCGGCAGGAATGATAGTAAGCATTACGCCAAGGAAGTAA
- the rpsJ gene encoding 30S ribosomal protein S10: MQKARIKLSSPDYNTLNDICEKILDIVKKTGVKHSGAIPLPTKKLVVPTRKGMSAGGTESYEKWEIRLHKRMIDIEADERTLRRVMRVEIPENVHVEIELKE; encoded by the coding sequence ATGCAGAAAGCAAGAATCAAGCTGTCAAGCCCTGACTACAATACCTTGAATGACATCTGCGAGAAAATACTAGACATAGTCAAAAAGACAGGCGTAAAGCATTCTGGAGCAATCCCTCTGCCCACAAAAAAGCTTGTTGTGCCAACACGAAAAGGCATGAGCGCAGGGGGCACAGAAAGCTACGAGAAATGGGAAATACGATTACACAAAAGAATGATAGACATAGAGGCAGACGAGAGAACATTAAGAAGGGTAATGAGAGTAGAAATCCCAGAAAACGTCCACGTGGAAATCGAATTAAAAGAATAA